The DNA window GCTCTCCCATTCACCGCGTCGTACTTCCGAGCATGCTTAAGCAAAACTCACGTTAACCTAGGAGCACAAAAAACTCAAAACCATGGAACTTCTGCAGAGCAAATGTCTTCTTTAGGCTTAGATGGAACGATCACCTCTCGGTGACATCTACCCCAAGACATTGATCTATTCCAATCATTCCTTTCATTTTCTTACCCACACCTATCGATTATGTCCTTACCCCTTCGCCTACGCTATTTTGCCCTCAGTAGTCTGATGACCATCGGTTCCATTGCCCTTGGTGTTGCTCCACAGCTAGAAGCAACATCAACACCCCTATCTTGGCAGCAACAGGCGATCGCCCAAACCTTCTCCCCAAGCGACCTAAGAAAATATGCCGAAGCCTATCTCGCAATTTATGGCGGCAACAGAATGGAAAGTCTCCTACTAGAAGTCGAAGAACTAACCGGCAAAAAAACCGATTGGGAAGTACGATGTGACGACTCCGGTAGTATTCGCAAGCTAGGTAATCGCGAAGCCATCCGTAAAGTCCGAGCTTATTGCAACGAAGAACTCCCCGCACTGATCGACAATATCATTCCCCGCAGTACCTTCAACCAGATCAGCAATCGACTAGAAAATGACCCAGCACTTCAAAGCACTATCTTCGATCTCATGACAGAGATTTTAAACGAACGCTAACAATTAGCGAATTAACAACTTGT is part of the [Limnothrix rosea] IAM M-220 genome and encodes:
- a CDS encoding DUF4168 domain-containing protein is translated as MSLPLRLRYFALSSLMTIGSIALGVAPQLEATSTPLSWQQQAIAQTFSPSDLRKYAEAYLAIYGGNRMESLLLEVEELTGKKTDWEVRCDDSGSIRKLGNREAIRKVRAYCNEELPALIDNIIPRSTFNQISNRLENDPALQSTIFDLMTEILNER